A single Cottoperca gobio chromosome 7, fCotGob3.1, whole genome shotgun sequence DNA region contains:
- the ccn5 gene encoding CCN family member 5, with amino-acid sequence MDRLLCDCVTALAVLLCVATQVLCQLCDRPCLCPSSVPQCPTGVPLMLDGCRCCQVCARLQGEPCTEMFPCDSQRGLQCDYSASFPGDPGECVSQEDLGCEVNGISYHEGQSFQPSCDSYCHCRGGGVSCVPTCPLNARLPTPDCPNPQHIRLPGKCCKEWVCENLENTVIQDAITAMRPGRLWPALRMDHPLNKLVPPASTCTEQSTQWSACSQSCGAGLSIRVSNQNPACKLQMETRLCKVRPCRTVQPAPRKPMWGQQGRCKPSYTSPGPIRLVHQGCYSTRAHQLRYCGQCTDSRCCTPYQTTTAELTFRCPSGRLLQRAVMMIHSCVCHNNCPYSPYSNPALWGFRP; translated from the exons ATGGACCGactgctgtgtgactgtgtgacagcTCTggctgtactgctgtgtgtggCTACACAG GTGCTGTGCCAGCTGTGTGACAGGCCCTGCCTTTGCCCCAGTTCTGTCCCCCAGTGCCCCACAGGAGTCCCCCTGATGCTGGATGGCTGCCGGTGCTGCCAGGTATGCGCCCGGCTACAAGGCGAGCCCTGCACTGAGATGTTTCCCTGCGACAGCCAGAGAGGACTGCAGTGCGACTACAGCGCCAGCTTCCCCGGAGACCCTGGGGAGTGTGTCA GTCAGGAGGATCTGGGCTGTGAAGTCAATGGCATCTCTTACCATGAGGGCCAGTCGTTTCAGCCCTCCTGTGACTCGTACTGCCACTGCAGAGGTGGAGGGGTGAGCTGTGTGCCAACTTGTCCTCTGAATGCTCGCCTTCCCACTCCGGACTGTCCCAACCCACAACATATCCGGCTACCGGGGAAATGCTGCAAGGAATGGGTGTGTGAAAACCTTGAGAACACAGTCATTCAGGATGCCATCACAG CCATGAGACCCGGCAGGTTGTGGCCAGCTCTCCGGATGGATCACCCTCTAAACAAACTCGTCCCACCTGCCTCCACCTGTACAGAGCAGAGCACCCAGTGGAGTGCCTGCTCCCAGAGCTGTGGGGCTGGGCTCTCCATACGAGTCTCTAACCAGAACCCAGCATGCAAGCTGCAAATGGAAACTCGACTTTGTAAAGTGCGGCCTTGCCGTACAGTTCAGCCTGCCCCGAGGAAACCCATG TGGGGACAGCAGGGACGGTGCAAGCCCAGCTACACGTCACCGGGCCCCATTCGGCTCGTTCACCAGGGCTGCTACAGCACCCGTGCCCACCAGCTCCGGTACTGCGGACAGTGCACTGACTCCCGCTGCTGCACGCCTTATCAGACCACCACGGCTGAGTTGACCTTCCGCTGCCCCTCCGGCAGACTGCTACAGCGAGCTGTGATGATGATCCACTCATGTGTTTGTCATAACAACTGCCCCTACTCACCTTACAGTAACCCTGCTCTGTGGGGATTCAGGCCCTGA